From a region of the Acomys russatus chromosome 4, mAcoRus1.1, whole genome shotgun sequence genome:
- the Zscan29 gene encoding zinc finger and SCAN domain-containing protein 29 isoform X2: MAKPTLRENGTNSESLRQRFRRFHYQEVAGPREAFSQLWELCCRWLRPEVRTKEQIVELLVLEQFLTVLPGEIQNWVQKQCPENGEEAVTLVEDLEREPGRPGRSVTVSVKGQEMHLEKMTPLKSSQELLNVLQESVEPQRRGVSKKERARSPALGPQEQTNPEETLKPFQRSGFVFPKPDVVSRLDQGEPWIPDLFSSKEKDVPKGSSAGDRPLPSESERNSWVEQDHWVFDDEKVVGVHWGYEETRTLLAILSQTEFYEALRNCHRNSQVYGAVAERLRAYGFLRTLEQCRTKFKGLQKSYRKVKSGHPPDTCPFFYEMEALMSAQVIALPVNGLEEVASHAGQASSETEAEEPGQSAWQHEDGEEAMAERSDSDDLEATPKDPGNSPASVLFRSPSGVHWGYEETKTYLAILSETQFYKALQNCHRNSQLYGAVAEKLWDYGFLRTPEQCRTKFKSLQASYRKVKKGRAPETCPFFEEMDALVSARVAAPPSDDQEKETASCCLQGTSEAETEQQAEDSEDSDDDEDYTELPPGAVTTRAPVLFQSPRGFEAGFANEENPKRDISEEVRLHRTLLARSERKIPRHVNQGKANKKACLSESQWEKTQSEKKRKLALPEKNIGKVLTYQSPGLGDRPCKYLRCGKNFGSKSHLVNQVETPYKCADCGKSFSRSARLIRHRRIHTGEKPYKCLDCGKGFRDSSNFITHRRIHTGEKPYQCGECGKRFNQSSSLIIHQRTHTGEKPYQCGECGKSFNNSSHFNAHRRVHTGERPHVCSDCGKRFSKSSDLRAHHRTHTGEKPYGCHDCGKCFSKSSALNKHREIHTREKLLSQPGLK; encoded by the exons ATGGCCAAACCCACTCTGAGAGAAAATGGCACTAACTCTGAAAGCTTACGGCAGCGCTTCAGAAGATTCCATTACCAGGAAGTGGCTGGGCCTCGGGAGGCTTTCAGCCAACTATGGGAACTTTGTTGTCGGTGGCTAAGGCCAGAGGTGCGGACCAAGGAACAGATTGTGGAATTGTTGGTGCTAGAGCAGTTCCTGACCGTGCTGCCTGGGGAGATCCAGAACTGGGTACAGAAACAATGTCCAGAAAATGGAGAGGAGGCGGTGACACTGGTGGAAGATTTAGAAAGAGAGCCTGGAAGACCTGGGCGTTCG gtcacagtctctgtgaaggGGCAGGAAATGCACTTGGAGAAGATGACACCCCTGAAGTCATCACAGGAGTTATTAAATGTTCTGCAGGAGTCAGTGGAACCCCAGCGCAGGGGTGTATCCAAGAAAGAGAGGGCCAGAAGCCCAGCCCTGGGACCACAGGAGCAGACGAACCCAGAGGAGACTCTCAAACCTTTTCAAAGGAGCG GATTTGTATTTCCTAAACCTGATGTGGTGTCCAGGTTGGATCAAGGGGAGCCATGGATCCCAGATCTGTTCAGCTCCAAAGAGAAGGATGTCCCCAAAGGCAGCAGCGCAGGAGACAGACCGTTACCATCCGAGAGTGAGAGAAACAGCTGGGTGGAACAGGACCACTGGGTCTTCGATGATGAGAAGGTGGTGGGTGTGCACTGGGGTTATGAAGAGACTAGAACACTCCTTGCAATTCTCAGTCAGACTGAATTTTATGAAGCTCTCCGAAACTGCCACAGGAACAGTCAAGTGTACGGGGCTGTGGCTGAGAGGCTGCGTGCGTATGGTTTCCTCCGGACCCTGGAACAGTGCCGGACCAAGTTCAAGGGCCTTCAGAAGAGCTACAGGAAGGTCAAGAGTGGTCATCCACCTGATACTTGCCCCTTTTTTTATGAGATGGAAGCCCTGATGAGTGCCCAGGTCATTGCCTTGCCCGTTAATGGACTGGAAGAGGTAGCCTCCCATGCCGGCCAGGCCAGCAGTGAGACTGAGGCTGAGGAGCCAGGGCAGAGCGCCTGGCAGcatgaggatggagaggaggctATGGCTGAAAGGTCTGACAGTGACGACCTGGAGGCAACCCCCAAGGACCCCGGCAACTCACCTGCATCTGTGCTGTTCCGAAGCCCCAGTG GTGTACACTGGGGCTATGAAGAAACCAAGACTTACCTTGCAATTCTTAGTGAGACTCAGTTCTACAAAGCCCTCCAAAACTGTCACCGCAACAGCCAGTTATATGGAGCAGTTGCTGAGAAGTTGTGGGACTATGGCTTCCTTAGGACCCCAGAGCAATGTCGGACCAAATTTAAAAGCCTACAAGCCAGCTATCGGAAAGTCAAGAAGGGCCGAGCACCAGAAACCTGTCCCTTCTTTGAAGAAATGGATGCTTTGGTGAGTGCCCGGGTTGCTGCTCCACCTAGTGATgaccaggaaaaagaaacagcttCTTGCTGCCTCCAGGGAACCAGCGAGGCTGAAACCGAGCAGCAAGCTGAGGACTCAGAAGATTCAGATGATGATGAAGACTATACTGAGCTACCTCCAGGGGCTGTTACAACCCGTGCCCCAGTCTTATTCCAGAGCCCCCGTG GCTTCGAGGCTGGATTTGCTAATGAAGAGAATCCAAAACGAGATATTTCTGAGGAAGTGAGGCTGCATAGGACATTACTTGCAAGGTCTGAAAGAAAAATTCCCCGTCATGTTAATCAAGGTAAAGCTAATAAGAAAGCATGTTTATCAGAAAGCCAGTGGGAAAAGACGCAAAgcgagaaaaaaagaaagctggcaCTTCCAGAGAAGAATATAGGTAAAGTCCTGACTTATCAGAGCCCAGGCTTGGGAGATAGACCCTGTAAATATCTCAGATGTGGCAAAAACTTTGGCTCAAAGTCCCATCTCGTGAATCAGGTAGAGACTCCATATAAATGTGCAGACTGTGGGAAGAGCTTCAGTCGGAGTGCACGCCTCATCAGGCACCGAAGaatccacactggagaaaaaccttacaAGTGTCTTGACTGTGGGAAAGGTTTCCGTGACAGTTCTAATTTCATTACCCATCGGAGAATCCACACAGGAGAAAAACCTTATCAGTGTGGTGAATGTGGAAAACGCTTCAATCAGAGCTCAAGCCTTATAATTCACCAAAGAACCCATACAGGAGAAAAGCCTTAtcagtgtggggagtgtgggaaAAGCTTCAATAACAGTTCCCATTTCAATGCACACAGGAGGGTACACACAGGAGAGCGACCGCACGTGTGTTCTGACTGTGGTAAGAGGTTTAGTAAGAGTTCTGACTTACGTGCACATCACAGaactcacacaggagagaagccctatgGATGCCATGACTGTGGCAAGTGCTTCAGTAAAAGCTCTGCCCTTAATAAACACCGAGAGATCCATACCCGAGAAAAGCTGCTGTCACAGCCAGGGCTTAAGTAA
- the Zscan29 gene encoding zinc finger and SCAN domain-containing protein 29 isoform X1 → MGTLLSVAKARGADQGTDCGIVGARAVPDRAAWGDPELGTETMSRKWRGGGDTGGRFRKRAWKTWAFGFVFPKPDVVSRLDQGEPWIPDLFSSKEKDVPKGSSAGDRPLPSESERNSWVEQDHWVFDDEKVVGVHWGYEETRTLLAILSQTEFYEALRNCHRNSQVYGAVAERLRAYGFLRTLEQCRTKFKGLQKSYRKVKSGHPPDTCPFFYEMEALMSAQVIALPVNGLEEVASHAGQASSETEAEEPGQSAWQHEDGEEAMAERSDSDDLEATPKDPGNSPASVLFRSPSGVHWGYEETKTYLAILSETQFYKALQNCHRNSQLYGAVAEKLWDYGFLRTPEQCRTKFKSLQASYRKVKKGRAPETCPFFEEMDALVSARVAAPPSDDQEKETASCCLQGTSEAETEQQAEDSEDSDDDEDYTELPPGAVTTRAPVLFQSPRGKVLYFYFLR, encoded by the exons ATGGGAACTTTGTTGTCGGTGGCTAAGGCCAGAGGTGCGGACCAAGGAACAGATTGTGGAATTGTTGGTGCTAGAGCAGTTCCTGACCGTGCTGCCTGGGGAGATCCAGAACTGGGTACAGAAACAATGTCCAGAAAATGGAGAGGAGGCGGTGACACTGGTGGAAGATTTAGAAAGAGAGCCTGGAAGACCTGGGCGTTCG GATTTGTATTTCCTAAACCTGATGTGGTGTCCAGGTTGGATCAAGGGGAGCCATGGATCCCAGATCTGTTCAGCTCCAAAGAGAAGGATGTCCCCAAAGGCAGCAGCGCAGGAGACAGACCGTTACCATCCGAGAGTGAGAGAAACAGCTGGGTGGAACAGGACCACTGGGTCTTCGATGATGAGAAGGTGGTGGGTGTGCACTGGGGTTATGAAGAGACTAGAACACTCCTTGCAATTCTCAGTCAGACTGAATTTTATGAAGCTCTCCGAAACTGCCACAGGAACAGTCAAGTGTACGGGGCTGTGGCTGAGAGGCTGCGTGCGTATGGTTTCCTCCGGACCCTGGAACAGTGCCGGACCAAGTTCAAGGGCCTTCAGAAGAGCTACAGGAAGGTCAAGAGTGGTCATCCACCTGATACTTGCCCCTTTTTTTATGAGATGGAAGCCCTGATGAGTGCCCAGGTCATTGCCTTGCCCGTTAATGGACTGGAAGAGGTAGCCTCCCATGCCGGCCAGGCCAGCAGTGAGACTGAGGCTGAGGAGCCAGGGCAGAGCGCCTGGCAGcatgaggatggagaggaggctATGGCTGAAAGGTCTGACAGTGACGACCTGGAGGCAACCCCCAAGGACCCCGGCAACTCACCTGCATCTGTGCTGTTCCGAAGCCCCAGTG GTGTACACTGGGGCTATGAAGAAACCAAGACTTACCTTGCAATTCTTAGTGAGACTCAGTTCTACAAAGCCCTCCAAAACTGTCACCGCAACAGCCAGTTATATGGAGCAGTTGCTGAGAAGTTGTGGGACTATGGCTTCCTTAGGACCCCAGAGCAATGTCGGACCAAATTTAAAAGCCTACAAGCCAGCTATCGGAAAGTCAAGAAGGGCCGAGCACCAGAAACCTGTCCCTTCTTTGAAGAAATGGATGCTTTGGTGAGTGCCCGGGTTGCTGCTCCACCTAGTGATgaccaggaaaaagaaacagcttCTTGCTGCCTCCAGGGAACCAGCGAGGCTGAAACCGAGCAGCAAGCTGAGGACTCAGAAGATTCAGATGATGATGAAGACTATACTGAGCTACCTCCAGGGGCTGTTACAACCCGTGCCCCAGTCTTATTCCAGAGCCCCCGTGGTAAGgttctttatttctactttttgagatag